The sequence CGTCGACGTCTCTAGAGGAGCAGTGGTCTCCGTCACTCCCCCGTCCACTACCAGGGAAGGCGTACTCTCATTTACGGTCTTTCCCTTTGATATGGTCTCTTCTGACTCGACCGTCTCCGTCTCATTCGGTGTGAAGGAGGTAACCGGCACCTTCGCGCTGACCGACTTCTCTTTTCCGGCCGCCTCATCAGGCGCGGCCCCCCCCACGGCCGTGAGGGCGAGAAGGGCGAGCGTGACGATACAGAGCATTACTATCGCGTATGCGAGGATCGGGCGCCTCAAACCCATCCCTCCAGGAATCTGTAGTCGTTCCAGAGACCGGCCCCTGATTCTGCTGCAGGCGGTGCAGGCTTCTCCGTTTGCCTGGATCCACCGTTCATGGGAGTCCTATGGAAGGACTGTTGGTATAAATAAGTTATGGACGGGCGCGGAGGGTCGTCCTGCCGGTCTGCCCCACGGTCGGGTCGCCCCGGTCCGTGCCGTGGCGGGCGTTGTCGGGGTATGGCCCCGAGGATGCGGGTAATAACTAAAATGTCCCAGAACAAACGTTTTAGACCAGTGGCAGCACCCATCGCACGACCGTTCCTCAAGTGGGCGGGCGGAAAGACGCAACTGCTTGATGAGTTCACCAGGCGGGTTCCGGAGGACCTCAGAGAGGGGAACCTCCCGGTCTTTGTCGAACCCTTCGTCGGTGGAGGGGCGGTCTATTTCCACCTCAACAGCCTCTTTGATCTCCGCGAATGCCACCTGTTCGATGTCAACGAGGAACTGGTCCTCGCTTACAATGTCGTGAAGAACGATGTCTCAGGACTCATCGACTACCTTGACGAGGTATCCGGCGAGTTCCTCGCAAAGAGCGCTTCCGGGCGGGAAGAATACTACTATGCCATGCGGGAACTCTTCAATTCATGGAAAGGGGCCATCGACTATGACCGCTACAGCAGAGACTGGATAGAACGGGCAGGTCAGCTCATCTTTCTCAACCGGACGTGTTTTAACGGTCTTTACCGGGTAAACTCCCGAGGTGAGTTTAACGTCCCGTTTGGCAGGTACAGAAACCCAAGGATTCTCTACGAAGACCTGCTCAGGGCCGATTCTGCCGTACTCGGGAACACGACGATCCACCTGGGCGATTTTATGCTCTCCGAGCCCTGGATATCGGAGGATACCTTCGTATACTTCGACCCTCCCTACCGCCCCCTGAACCAGACGTCGTCGTTCACGCAGTATGCAAAGGGCGGGTTCACCGACGAGGACCAGAAGCGCCTGGCTGAGTTTTATGCACAGTGCGACGCTGCCGGTGCAAGGCTGATGCTGAGCAACTCCGACCCCAGGAACATCGACCCTGGCGATGATTTCTTTGATATCCTCTATGCCGGCTACCAGATCGACCGGGTTCCCGCAAAGAGGATGATCAACTGTGACGGGGCGAAACGGGGCGAGATCTACGAGATCATCGTCACGAATTACTGACCAGGGTGATGCGTGCGCAAGTAGTTCCCCGGGCTTTGGCCGGTGGCGAGTCATGTCCTTGGGCAGGCACGCTTCGCAGAACGCCTGAGAACCCATAGGGTCCACCGGGAGAGAGGCATGGAGACTCCCTGCGAGACCGGCTGTTTTCATCCGAGGAGCATGAGGGGACGCGAAGGCCGTGGGGTTGTTATCCGCAGCGTCTCCCCTTCGCGGCAACGCGAAAGGTGGCGATCTGCCTCACACCCGCAAAAGAAGATGTCTCGATGCATTAATGGAGCATTTCGCCTAAATTTTCCTTGAAGACCTCCCCGGTTTGGCGGGTGGGGGAATCATGGCCCTGTTTGTGCCCCGGGTCCGGCTTGTGCGGGGAGGGGGCGAGCCCCCTCCCCTGTCCCCACCCCCAGGGCGATTCCCACCACGGTCCACTGCCCGGGGCGAGCCCGGGGAATAATCCGCGTTCCTGCGTACAGCCTCTTGCTCTGCCCCATGAATTCTCTCGCGTTGAGCGCGAAGGACGCGAAGTTTGGTCGCTGGACGGTATAGTCCCCTTCGCGCGAGAGACCGGAGATCACTCCCACGCACCCTCAAGGTAGGGTGGAATGGTGCACTAAGGTGACTTAATGCACTCTGCACCTTCCTGACTGCAACCTCCCCCTTCACCGCCCTTTCGTCGAGCCCTTCCCCCGGGCCTGCCGCCGCATATGAGTAACTATAAAAATTCCCCCTACAGATAACCAGTTAACCGGTTCTGATCTCCTGCAGGACCGTGGTTGCTCGACGCCGGCGAGGATCAAAGAGATAGGTACCAGGTATGGCAAAGAAAGTAATGATCATCGACGACAACGATAAAGTCCTTCGAATATCCGAACTGCTCATAGAATCGTTTGGCTACTCACCCATCCCGGTAAACGATCCCAGGGAGGGGCTCAGGATACTCTCAGAAGACCCGCCTTCGCTGATACTCCTCGACCTCATGATGTCGCCGATGGACGGTTCAGAGTTCCTGGACGAGCGAAGAAAGATCCCCGGAGCCCTGGAGATCCCGGTGGTGATCTGCTCGGCCTGGAGACTGACCGAGGAAGAGCTCGCCCCCTACAAGGATGAGATTGTCGGGGTCGTCACCAAACCCGTCGAACCTACGCTGCTGAGAGAGACCCTCAAAAACCATCTTGGGGCGTGAAAGCGTGTCATCTACCGGAAAGGATTGTGGGCCCCTACCGGCGGGGTTCTTTGCCGGGGG is a genomic window of Methanoculleus bourgensis MS2 containing:
- a CDS encoding DNA adenine methylase, with the protein product MAAPIARPFLKWAGGKTQLLDEFTRRVPEDLREGNLPVFVEPFVGGGAVYFHLNSLFDLRECHLFDVNEELVLAYNVVKNDVSGLIDYLDEVSGEFLAKSASGREEYYYAMRELFNSWKGAIDYDRYSRDWIERAGQLIFLNRTCFNGLYRVNSRGEFNVPFGRYRNPRILYEDLLRADSAVLGNTTIHLGDFMLSEPWISEDTFVYFDPPYRPLNQTSSFTQYAKGGFTDEDQKRLAEFYAQCDAAGARLMLSNSDPRNIDPGDDFFDILYAGYQIDRVPAKRMINCDGAKRGEIYEIIVTNY
- a CDS encoding response regulator, translated to MAKKVMIIDDNDKVLRISELLIESFGYSPIPVNDPREGLRILSEDPPSLILLDLMMSPMDGSEFLDERRKIPGALEIPVVICSAWRLTEEELAPYKDEIVGVVTKPVEPTLLRETLKNHLGA